One Kaistella polysaccharea DNA segment encodes these proteins:
- the fahA gene encoding fumarylacetoacetase, translating into MKSFISYSENSDFSIHNIPFGVAIFNQEYIACCTRIGDMVLDLATIYDYGFFDEIEGLEENVFEAYTLNEFIELGKPVTNAVRLKIQELLQEDSKLGQDKKTVEQCFYKFDHVQMMMPVHIPNYTDFYSSIEHATNVGKMFRGEENALLPNWKHLPVGYHGRASSIVVSGTDFYRPKGQMKPPGAESPVFGPCKQLDFELEMGFIVNKHSEMGDSISTSEANDAIFGMVLFNDWSARDIQSWEYVPLGPFLGKNFCSSISPWVVTLEALEPFRIESPIQEPEVLNYLKFEGKQNLDIKLQVYLKPESGEENLICQSNYKFMYWNMTQQLAHHTVNGCNVEVGDIYASGTISGKDKDSFGSMLELSWRGTEPIHLADGSERKFIEDNDTIIMRGHAEKDGIRVGFGEVVGKVLPAK; encoded by the coding sequence ATGAAATCTTTTATCTCTTATTCGGAAAATTCAGATTTTTCAATTCATAATATTCCCTTTGGTGTTGCCATTTTCAATCAGGAATATATCGCCTGTTGTACAAGGATTGGTGATATGGTTCTCGATTTGGCCACTATTTATGATTACGGATTTTTTGATGAAATAGAAGGCCTTGAGGAAAATGTTTTTGAAGCCTACACGCTAAACGAATTTATAGAACTCGGAAAACCGGTTACCAATGCCGTAAGACTTAAAATTCAGGAACTTTTACAGGAAGATTCAAAACTTGGACAAGACAAAAAAACGGTGGAACAATGTTTCTACAAATTTGACCATGTTCAGATGATGATGCCTGTACATATTCCAAATTATACCGATTTTTACAGCAGTATTGAACATGCAACAAATGTTGGAAAAATGTTTCGAGGTGAAGAAAACGCACTGTTGCCAAACTGGAAACATCTTCCTGTAGGTTATCACGGGCGCGCTTCTTCTATTGTGGTTTCTGGGACAGATTTTTACCGCCCAAAAGGACAGATGAAACCGCCGGGAGCAGAAAGTCCAGTTTTTGGACCTTGTAAACAGTTGGATTTTGAACTCGAAATGGGGTTCATTGTGAATAAACACTCGGAGATGGGCGACAGTATTTCAACGTCGGAAGCAAATGATGCAATTTTCGGAATGGTTTTATTTAATGATTGGTCTGCGCGCGACATTCAAAGTTGGGAATACGTTCCATTGGGACCATTTTTAGGGAAAAATTTCTGTTCTTCCATTTCGCCCTGGGTCGTTACCTTAGAAGCTTTGGAACCTTTCCGCATCGAGTCGCCAATTCAGGAACCAGAAGTTTTGAATTATTTAAAATTTGAGGGCAAGCAGAATTTAGACATTAAACTTCAGGTGTATTTAAAACCGGAAAGTGGTGAGGAAAATTTAATTTGCCAAAGCAATTATAAATTCATGTACTGGAATATGACGCAACAGCTTGCGCATCATACCGTAAATGGCTGTAATGTAGAAGTTGGAGATATTTATGCATCCGGCACCATATCTGGGAAGGATAAAGATTCTTTTGGCTCAATGCTCGAACTAAGTTGGCGCGGGACCGAACCAATCCATTTGGCAGATGGTTCTGAGCGAAAATTCATCGAAGACAATGACACCATCATTATGCGTGGTCACGCTGAAAAAGATGGAATTAGAGTTGGTTTTGGAGAAGTCGTGGGGAAAGTTTTGCCGGCCAAGTAG
- the hppD gene encoding 4-hydroxyphenylpyruvate dioxygenase: MSTLTFAEKIAQAENFLPINGTDYLEFYVGNAKQAAHFYKTAFGFQSVAYAGPETGMRDRASYVLQQGKIRLVLTSGLNSDSPICEHQKKHGDGVKVLALWVDDAYSAFEETTKRGAKPYLEPTTLTDENGEVRMSGIYTYGETVHMFVERKNYNGDFMPGYQKWESDYAPTDVGLLYVDHCVGNVGWDRMIPVVKWYEEVMGFVNILSFDDKQINTEYSALMSKVMSNGNGFAKFPINEPAEGKRKSQVEEYLDFYEGEGVQHIAVATKDIIKTVVELKSRGVEFLSAPPEAYYDMVPERVGHIDEDIKRLQELGILIDHDEEGYLLQIFTKPVEDRPTLFFEIIERHGAQSFGAGNFKALFEALEREQAKRGNL, translated from the coding sequence ATGTCAACACTCACCTTTGCAGAAAAAATAGCACAAGCAGAAAACTTTCTGCCCATCAATGGTACAGATTATCTTGAATTTTATGTAGGTAATGCCAAGCAGGCTGCCCATTTTTATAAGACCGCCTTCGGATTTCAGTCTGTAGCATATGCCGGTCCTGAAACAGGAATGCGTGATCGCGCATCTTATGTTTTACAACAGGGCAAAATACGACTTGTACTTACTTCAGGTTTAAATTCTGATTCACCCATTTGTGAACATCAGAAAAAACATGGCGATGGTGTGAAAGTTCTCGCCTTGTGGGTTGACGACGCTTATTCTGCATTCGAAGAAACTACAAAAAGAGGTGCAAAACCTTATTTAGAGCCGACTACTCTAACAGATGAAAACGGCGAAGTTCGCATGTCTGGAATTTATACTTATGGAGAAACAGTGCACATGTTCGTAGAACGTAAAAATTACAACGGTGATTTTATGCCTGGCTATCAGAAATGGGAAAGCGATTATGCTCCTACCGATGTCGGTTTACTTTATGTAGATCACTGCGTTGGAAATGTTGGATGGGACCGTATGATACCTGTGGTAAAATGGTATGAAGAAGTCATGGGTTTTGTTAATATTCTCAGTTTTGATGACAAGCAGATCAACACAGAATATTCTGCTTTGATGTCAAAAGTAATGAGCAATGGTAATGGCTTTGCTAAATTCCCTATCAATGAACCGGCGGAAGGTAAACGAAAATCTCAGGTGGAAGAATATCTGGATTTTTATGAAGGAGAAGGCGTTCAGCACATTGCCGTAGCAACAAAAGATATTATAAAAACTGTAGTTGAACTTAAATCCCGAGGAGTTGAATTCCTTTCTGCACCGCCAGAAGCGTATTACGATATGGTTCCGGAACGCGTGGGACATATTGATGAAGATATTAAAAGACTACAGGAATTAGGAATCCTGATCGATCACGATGAGGAAGGTTATTTACTCCAGATTTTCACAAAACCTGTAGAAGACCGCCCGACTCTTTTCTTTGAAATTATAGAAAGACATGGCGCACAAAGTTTCGGCGCCGGAAATTTTAAAGCACTTTTTGAAGCTTTAGAAAGAGAGCAAGCTAAAAGAGGAAATCTATAG
- a CDS encoding acetyl-CoA hydrolase/transferase family protein, whose translation MVQYISAEEAVSVIKSGDRIFSHGSACTPNLLIDELARQSARLRDIEFVSITQQGNVEIAKPQYKDSFYINSLFVSTPVREAVNSERGDFVPVFLSEIPTLFKCGILPLDVAIVTVSPPDIHGYCTLGTSVDVARSAVDNAKIIIAQVNPRMPRTHGDGMIHYSKIDKMVWHEEELLTIDYGAKVGECEMLIGKNVAELIDDRCTLQMGIGTIPDAVLKCLGNHKDLGVHTEMISDGIVDLVANDVITNKYKGTHLNRTITSFAFGTRKLYDYIDDNPSFAFMDVEHVNYPINIMKNKKMIAINSAIEIDLTGQVCADSIGTYQFSGIGGQMDFMRGAALSEGGKPIIAISSRTKKGIPRITPFLKPGAGVVTTRGHIHYVVTEYGVAYLYGKNLRQRAKDLIEIAHPDDREMLDQAAFERFKVLV comes from the coding sequence ATGGTTCAGTATATCAGCGCCGAAGAGGCAGTTTCTGTCATCAAAAGTGGCGATCGAATATTTTCTCACGGCAGCGCCTGTACGCCCAATCTGCTTATTGACGAGTTGGCTAGACAATCGGCTCGGTTACGGGATATCGAATTTGTTTCCATTACGCAACAGGGAAATGTAGAGATTGCAAAACCACAGTATAAAGACAGTTTTTACATCAACTCACTTTTCGTATCTACGCCAGTGCGGGAAGCGGTAAATTCAGAACGCGGAGATTTCGTACCTGTTTTCCTGAGTGAAATTCCAACGCTTTTCAAATGTGGAATTCTTCCGCTTGACGTCGCCATTGTAACTGTTTCCCCACCAGATATTCATGGATATTGCACGCTTGGAACTTCTGTGGATGTTGCCAGAAGTGCCGTGGATAATGCAAAAATTATCATCGCACAAGTAAATCCACGAATGCCAAGAACACATGGTGATGGAATGATTCACTATTCTAAAATCGACAAAATGGTGTGGCACGAAGAGGAATTGCTCACGATCGATTATGGTGCTAAAGTCGGTGAATGTGAAATGCTGATTGGTAAAAATGTGGCAGAACTTATTGATGACCGTTGTACTTTACAAATGGGTATCGGCACCATTCCCGATGCGGTATTGAAATGTCTGGGCAATCACAAAGATTTGGGTGTACATACAGAAATGATCAGCGACGGAATTGTAGATTTGGTTGCCAATGATGTGATTACGAATAAATACAAGGGAACCCATTTGAACCGAACCATCACCAGTTTTGCGTTTGGAACCCGTAAATTATACGATTACATTGATGATAATCCGTCTTTTGCATTTATGGATGTGGAGCACGTGAATTATCCGATCAATATTATGAAAAATAAAAAAATGATCGCCATTAATTCCGCTATTGAGATAGATTTAACCGGACAGGTTTGCGCCGATTCCATAGGAACTTATCAATTTAGTGGCATTGGTGGACAAATGGATTTCATGCGTGGCGCAGCCTTATCTGAAGGTGGAAAACCAATCATCGCCATTTCATCACGTACTAAAAAAGGAATTCCGAGAATTACGCCTTTCTTAAAACCTGGAGCAGGAGTTGTTACAACGCGAGGTCACATTCATTATGTGGTAACTGAATATGGCGTGGCTTATCTTTATGGTAAAAATTTACGTCAGCGTGCGAAAGATCTAATCGAAATTGCGCATCCAGATGACCGTGAAATGTTGGATCAAGCAGCATTTGAACGTTTTAAAGTTTTAGTCTAA
- a CDS encoding homogentisate 1,2-dioxygenase: MRYHQSGKIPQKRHTVFKSENDKFYYEQLFGTEGFHGISSLLYHIHRPTQIKSISEPKDVTPKIAVAKNVTPRMFKGMNISAEDDFLDSRKVLLLNNDLKLGLAKPRKSTDYFYKNAECDEMLFIHEGSGTLKTFVGNIEFSVGDYLIIPRGTIYSIEFKDENNVLLFIESHSPIYTPKRYRNEFGQLLEHSPFCERDIIAPTFSTPIDEKGEFLIKVKKEDQLWDFVYATHPFDVVGWDGYFYPYKFNIKNFEPITGRVHLPPPTHQNFEAHNFVVCSFVARMYDYHPQAIPAPYNHSNIDSDEVLFYTEGDFMSRNHIDLMDFTLHPGGIVHGPHPGAMERSIGKKFTEEYAVMVDPFRPFKITEEALKVEDPTYKTSWLETDENYLADRSQE; encoded by the coding sequence ATGAGATATCATCAGTCCGGGAAAATTCCACAGAAAAGACATACCGTTTTTAAGTCCGAAAATGATAAGTTTTATTACGAACAGCTTTTCGGTACCGAAGGATTTCATGGTATTTCTTCACTTCTTTACCATATTCACCGACCAACGCAGATAAAATCCATCAGTGAACCCAAAGATGTAACACCTAAAATTGCAGTCGCCAAAAATGTTACGCCGCGCATGTTTAAAGGAATGAATATTTCTGCGGAAGATGATTTTCTCGACAGTAGAAAAGTACTTCTCCTAAATAATGATCTGAAATTAGGCTTAGCAAAACCCCGAAAATCCACTGATTATTTTTATAAAAATGCCGAATGCGATGAAATGCTTTTTATACATGAAGGAAGTGGGACACTGAAAACATTTGTCGGTAATATAGAATTTTCTGTGGGCGATTATCTTATTATTCCGCGCGGAACCATTTACTCTATTGAATTTAAAGACGAAAACAATGTACTTTTGTTCATTGAAAGTCACTCTCCTATTTACACACCGAAAAGATATCGAAACGAATTTGGACAATTGCTGGAACATTCGCCATTTTGTGAGCGAGATATAATAGCTCCTACATTTTCAACACCGATCGATGAAAAAGGAGAATTTTTAATTAAAGTGAAAAAAGAAGATCAACTTTGGGATTTCGTTTATGCCACGCATCCATTTGATGTCGTTGGTTGGGACGGTTATTTTTATCCCTATAAATTCAATATCAAAAATTTCGAACCGATAACAGGTCGCGTTCATCTTCCTCCACCGACTCACCAGAATTTTGAAGCCCATAATTTTGTTGTGTGTTCTTTTGTTGCGCGAATGTATGATTATCACCCACAAGCAATACCGGCACCTTACAATCATTCAAATATTGACTCCGATGAGGTTTTATTCTATACCGAAGGTGATTTTATGAGCCGCAATCATATCGATTTAATGGATTTCACTTTACATCCTGGTGGTATTGTTCACGGACCGCATCCGGGTGCTATGGAACGCAGCATCGGGAAAAAATTCACGGAGGAATATGCGGTAATGGTTGATCCTTTTCGTCCATTTAAAATAACGGAAGAAGCATTAAAGGTTGAAGATCCAACTTATAAAACTTCCTGGTTAGAAACCGACGAGAATTATCTGGCAGACCGCAGCCAGGAATAA
- a CDS encoding lysophospholipid acyltransferase family protein, whose translation MAKKNIFTDAFGNLYFLKRMIIFILGMVSYRRFNGFNKLKISGTENLVNLPDSNVLFVSNHQTYFADVAAMYQAFCAVNNGYLNSIKNPIYLLNPKVDIYYVAAEETMNKGFMTKIFKLAGAVTVKRTWRAEGHDVNRMVDLSEVENIMKALDNGWVITFPQGTTSAFAQGRKGTAKLVKSQKPIVIPIKINGFRRAFDKQGLRVKVTGVKPTMEFKPPLDIDYDNDNSNEIMRKIMVAIEQTEDFNVLHDYDEELKAQKAEVKI comes from the coding sequence ATGGCGAAGAAAAATATTTTCACGGATGCTTTTGGTAATCTGTATTTCCTGAAAAGGATGATTATTTTCATTTTAGGAATGGTATCCTACCGAAGATTTAATGGTTTCAATAAGCTAAAAATTTCCGGTACTGAAAATTTAGTCAATCTTCCAGATTCGAATGTTCTTTTCGTCTCAAATCACCAAACTTATTTTGCTGATGTTGCCGCAATGTATCAGGCTTTTTGCGCGGTAAACAATGGTTATTTAAATTCAATTAAAAATCCGATCTATCTTTTAAATCCAAAAGTTGACATCTATTATGTCGCGGCGGAAGAAACAATGAACAAAGGTTTTATGACTAAAATCTTCAAATTAGCCGGCGCAGTAACCGTAAAAAGAACCTGGCGGGCAGAAGGTCATGATGTGAACAGAATGGTAGATTTATCGGAAGTAGAAAACATCATGAAAGCGCTGGACAACGGTTGGGTAATTACCTTTCCGCAGGGTACAACATCTGCTTTTGCGCAAGGTAGAAAAGGAACTGCAAAGTTGGTGAAAAGTCAAAAACCAATCGTAATTCCAATCAAAATAAATGGCTTCCGACGGGCTTTCGATAAGCAAGGCTTACGCGTAAAAGTCACCGGCGTAAAGCCAACTATGGAATTCAAACCTCCTTTAGATATTGATTACGATAACGATAATTCAAACGAAATAATGCGTAAAATCATGGTCGCTATAGAGCAGACTGAAGATTTTAACGTTTTACACGATTATGATGAAGAACTGAAAGCCCAAAAAGCAGAAGTTAAAATTTAA
- a CDS encoding NUDIX hydrolase, producing MKTFGRDLLTKIQQAQLEGEAAHEIYSPPYRPLYSYEEILTKNPKFAAVNILLYLKDNEWYLPLIVRSENERDRHSGQISLPGGKKEDFDPNYAATAKRETSEEVGIDEHYIRIIRELSPIYIPPSNFYVKAFVSYTKKNPVFILQESEAVELIEFPISSILSLKDEPEMMVLDSSRGVEVPVINFNGYIIWGATSMILSEFSQLLKNL from the coding sequence ATGAAAACTTTCGGAAGAGACCTCCTGACCAAAATACAGCAAGCCCAGCTTGAAGGCGAAGCTGCACACGAAATATATTCTCCGCCTTACCGACCACTTTATTCATACGAAGAAATTTTAACAAAAAATCCAAAATTTGCTGCAGTCAATATTCTTTTATATTTAAAGGATAATGAGTGGTATTTGCCTTTAATTGTACGCAGTGAAAATGAGCGTGACCGGCACAGCGGACAAATTTCTTTACCCGGTGGAAAAAAAGAAGATTTTGATCCCAATTATGCGGCCACAGCAAAACGGGAAACTTCAGAAGAAGTGGGAATTGATGAACATTATATCCGTATTATCCGTGAACTTTCGCCCATTTATATACCGCCGAGCAACTTCTACGTGAAAGCTTTTGTCTCTTACACGAAGAAAAATCCAGTTTTTATCCTTCAGGAAAGCGAAGCGGTGGAGTTAATCGAATTTCCAATTTCCTCTATTTTAAGCTTGAAAGATGAACCGGAAATGATGGTTTTAGACAGTTCCCGCGGAGTTGAAGTTCCTGTTATCAACTTCAATGGATATATCATTTGGGGTGCGACATCAATGATCTTAAGCGAATTTAGTCAATTATTGAAAAATTTGTAA
- the mgtE gene encoding magnesium transporter, giving the protein METQELIFNPQDIAETLSDLRVDERLIAFLKVPKEYKADVFSHLDPDFQEETIRGIGSDEVSEILNGMTPDDRTALFEDFPDELIKYSINLLNPQERRVALKLLGYDSDSIARLMTPYYIQIRKEWTVKRCFQQIKKLGKKVETMNHLYVVDERNRLIDDIMIGSLLLAEEDTLISEITDNHFVAITTTTSKEDAVPYFEKYDRSALPIVTESGVLVGIVTIDDILDQIASQNTEDIQKFGGVDALDLPYTQTSWTEMIKKRATWLVILFFSEMLTASAMGYFEHEIEKAVVLALFVPLIISSGGNSGSQAATLIIRAMALQELTLKDWWYVMRKEIVSGICLGGILGIIGFIRIMMWQKMGLFDYGEYWMYIAFSISVSLVLIVLWGTLSGSMIPFVLKRLKLDPATSSAPFVATLVDVTGLIIYFTVAGMFLAGKLL; this is encoded by the coding sequence TTGGAGACTCAAGAACTTATTTTTAATCCTCAGGATATTGCAGAAACACTCAGCGACCTTCGCGTCGATGAGCGGCTTATTGCTTTCCTGAAAGTTCCCAAAGAGTATAAAGCAGATGTTTTTTCGCATCTTGATCCAGACTTTCAGGAAGAAACCATTCGGGGTATTGGCAGCGATGAGGTTTCGGAAATTTTGAATGGAATGACGCCGGATGACCGGACCGCTCTATTCGAAGATTTTCCAGACGAGCTGATTAAATATTCCATTAATCTTTTAAATCCTCAAGAACGAAGGGTTGCATTGAAGCTTTTAGGCTACGATTCTGATTCTATTGCCCGATTGATGACGCCTTACTATATCCAAATTCGCAAAGAATGGACGGTAAAGCGATGTTTTCAGCAGATTAAAAAATTGGGTAAGAAAGTAGAAACCATGAACCATCTTTATGTGGTTGATGAGCGAAACCGCCTTATTGATGATATTATGATTGGATCTTTGCTTCTTGCGGAAGAAGATACCTTGATCTCCGAAATTACCGACAATCATTTTGTTGCGATTACGACAACAACTTCAAAAGAAGATGCCGTACCGTATTTTGAAAAGTATGACCGGTCAGCGCTCCCAATTGTAACCGAAAGTGGAGTATTGGTGGGAATTGTAACCATTGATGATATTTTAGATCAAATTGCGTCTCAGAATACGGAAGATATTCAGAAATTTGGTGGAGTTGATGCTTTAGATTTGCCGTATACACAAACGTCGTGGACGGAAATGATCAAGAAAAGAGCAACCTGGCTTGTTATCCTTTTCTTTTCTGAAATGTTAACCGCTTCAGCAATGGGTTATTTCGAACATGAAATTGAAAAAGCGGTTGTATTGGCACTTTTTGTTCCTCTTATTATTTCAAGTGGTGGTAATTCCGGGTCGCAGGCAGCTACCTTGATTATTCGGGCAATGGCGCTCCAGGAACTTACGTTAAAAGACTGGTGGTACGTGATGCGCAAAGAAATAGTGTCAGGAATTTGTCTCGGTGGAATTCTTGGGATTATCGGTTTCATACGAATTATGATGTGGCAAAAAATGGGCTTGTTTGATTACGGAGAATATTGGATGTACATCGCTTTCAGTATTTCTGTTTCCCTGGTTTTGATCGTTTTATGGGGAACATTATCAGGTTCTATGATTCCATTCGTTCTGAAAAGATTAAAATTGGATCCCGCGACTTCTTCGGCGCCGTTCGTAGCAACTCTTGTCGATGTTACCGGATTGATCATTTACTTCACCGTGGCGGGCATGTTCCTGGCCGGAAAGCTCCTTTAG
- a CDS encoding helical backbone metal receptor, which produces MKIISLVPSITETLFDFGLTSQEIIGRTKFCIHPADLVKNVDIIGGTKNLNLEKIRNLNPDLIIANKEENEKIQVEELMKDFQVWVTDVQTVEDNARFISDLGILLKKEDLALLFNQKINDVFDNIEISNSKKVAYLIWKKPYMTIGSDTFIHEVLMKLGFRNIFQNQKRYPEIELAELNDADFIFLSTEPYPFQQKNIDEFQLEFPKKKIILVDGEAFSWFGTHLMKVGDYLKNLSIYNS; this is translated from the coding sequence ATGAAAATTATTTCCCTCGTTCCCAGCATTACCGAAACACTTTTTGATTTTGGACTGACTTCGCAGGAGATAATCGGACGCACAAAATTCTGTATTCACCCGGCAGATTTGGTAAAAAACGTTGATATCATTGGAGGTACTAAAAATTTAAATTTAGAGAAAATCCGAAATTTAAATCCTGATTTAATCATCGCCAATAAAGAGGAAAATGAAAAAATTCAGGTTGAAGAATTGATGAAAGATTTTCAAGTTTGGGTTACAGATGTTCAGACAGTAGAAGATAATGCACGTTTCATTTCTGATCTTGGTATTCTTTTAAAAAAGGAAGATTTAGCACTTCTTTTTAATCAAAAAATTAATGATGTTTTCGATAATATTGAAATATCTAATTCCAAAAAAGTAGCTTATCTTATTTGGAAAAAACCTTATATGACAATTGGTTCAGATACCTTTATCCATGAAGTTTTAATGAAACTTGGCTTTCGAAATATTTTTCAAAACCAAAAGCGATATCCTGAAATAGAACTCGCTGAATTGAATGATGCCGACTTTATTTTTTTATCCACCGAACCATATCCTTTTCAGCAAAAAAATATAGATGAGTTTCAACTTGAATTTCCGAAAAAGAAAATAATTTTGGTTGATGGTGAAGCTTTTTCCTGGTTTGGAACCCACTTGATGAAAGTTGGTGATTATTTGAAAAACCTCTCTATTTATAATTCATAA
- the dapA gene encoding 4-hydroxy-tetrahydrodipicolinate synthase, giving the protein MSNLKGLGVALVTPFNEDLSVDFDSLTKLVDFNIKNGTNYLVVLGTTAEAATLSSEEKKAVTEHIIKVNNNRLPLVLGIGGNDTMDVKKQIEEADLSPFDAVLSVSPYYNRPNQEGLYQHYKVLAGTGKQIIIYNVPSRTGQNVEASTTVRLAKEFPNLFMIKEAASNINQYFDILRQKPEHFNLVSGDDEFTLPVTLAGGNGVISVIGQGYPKEFSTMVQLAFDGKVKEAYEIHNKLVDITRLIFAEGNPAGIKTILAELGIVKNYVRLPLVVASTGLQDKIKAEMAKI; this is encoded by the coding sequence ATGAGCAATTTAAAAGGTCTTGGTGTGGCTTTAGTAACACCGTTTAACGAGGATCTATCTGTAGATTTTGATTCATTAACCAAGTTGGTTGACTTCAATATAAAAAACGGCACCAATTATCTGGTTGTTCTAGGCACGACTGCCGAAGCTGCCACACTTTCTTCGGAGGAGAAAAAAGCGGTGACTGAGCATATTATTAAAGTGAATAACAATCGACTTCCGCTCGTATTAGGAATTGGCGGTAACGATACGATGGATGTAAAAAAACAGATTGAAGAAGCTGATCTATCTCCATTCGACGCCGTACTTTCGGTTTCTCCTTATTATAACAGGCCAAATCAGGAAGGGCTTTACCAACATTATAAAGTGCTGGCAGGAACTGGAAAACAAATTATCATATACAATGTTCCTTCGCGAACAGGGCAAAATGTAGAAGCTTCTACAACGGTAAGATTGGCGAAAGAATTTCCCAACTTATTTATGATTAAAGAAGCTGCTTCAAACATCAATCAATATTTCGATATTTTACGTCAAAAACCTGAACATTTTAACTTGGTTTCGGGTGATGACGAATTTACACTTCCGGTCACTTTAGCAGGTGGGAATGGCGTAATTTCAGTGATTGGACAAGGATATCCAAAAGAATTTTCAACAATGGTTCAATTGGCTTTTGACGGAAAGGTAAAGGAAGCTTATGAAATTCATAATAAACTGGTTGATATTACCAGACTTATTTTCGCTGAAGGTAATCCAGCCGGAATTAAAACTATATTGGCGGAACTGGGAATCGTAAAAAATTACGTGAGACTGCCTTTAGTTGTCGCGAGCACAGGACTTCAGGATAAAATTAAAGCTGAAATGGCAAAAATATAA
- a CDS encoding 5'-nucleotidase C-terminal domain-containing protein: protein MKSKFLIAGFAAISLISCRTPLAIAKVEPQKNISIADNLPEDPNFIRTIEPYKIELEGKMSSKLSHTAIDLTKKGDNSNLGNLLADYTFEGADSWAKMNGIPGGIDGAVINVGGIRTTIGAGDIFTRQIYEVMPFENEVMIMKMKGADMQGLFDYYLKTLKNNPVSHIVIETDGDQITNQLINGKKIDPSKTYYIATLDYLAFGGDNMDYFKKGEMIPTGIKLRDLFLEKFKANPEVTVPTDLRLIFKNKKNKTDE, encoded by the coding sequence ATGAAAAGTAAATTTCTAATTGCGGGATTCGCCGCAATTTCCCTCATTTCATGTAGAACTCCACTGGCAATCGCCAAAGTAGAACCGCAGAAAAACATTTCAATTGCTGATAATTTACCGGAAGATCCCAATTTTATAAGAACTATCGAACCCTATAAGATTGAGCTTGAAGGTAAAATGAGTTCCAAACTTTCACATACTGCTATTGATCTTACCAAAAAAGGAGATAATAGTAATTTGGGAAATTTGTTAGCGGACTACACTTTCGAAGGTGCGGATTCCTGGGCAAAAATGAACGGAATTCCTGGTGGTATTGATGGCGCTGTTATTAACGTCGGCGGGATTAGAACGACCATCGGTGCAGGTGATATTTTTACGAGGCAAATTTATGAGGTAATGCCCTTCGAAAATGAAGTGATGATCATGAAAATGAAAGGTGCAGATATGCAGGGGCTTTTTGATTACTATCTTAAAACGCTGAAAAACAATCCAGTTTCCCATATCGTTATAGAAACGGATGGTGATCAAATAACCAATCAATTGATCAACGGCAAAAAAATAGATCCTTCGAAAACGTATTATATCGCAACCTTGGATTATCTGGCATTTGGTGGTGACAATATGGACTACTTTAAAAAAGGCGAAATGATTCCTACGGGAATTAAATTGCGAGATTTATTTCTGGAAAAATTTAAAGCTAATCCGGAAGTTACCGTACCCACCGATTTACGTCTAATCTTTAAAAATAAAAAAAACAAAACCGATGAATAG